TCTCCGATTGGGCCGGTAGCCGACCAAATTTTGAAAGTCACCGCACCTGCTCCTACTGCCTTAAAAGGAATGACGGCGATCTTTTCCATGCTGAATATTTTGATCAGTGGTGTGGTTCAAGCTGATGGCGAACAGGTACAACAAAGACTGAAAGAATACGAAGAGACAAGTCGACAAATATACCCGTTTGTGGAAGGGGCAGAAGTGTAAAGGCAATTGATAAGGGGGACGGGACATGAAGATTCACAGATGGAAGCAAGGGGCCTTGAGTGTATTTGTGGCAACGGCGTTGATTGCAGGCTGCTCCTTACAGCCGACCAATCAAGCGGGGAATGACACGTCGGCCAAAGGTAACACATTAGTCATCGCTTCCTTGACGGACCCAGACTCGCTTGATATGCACAAAACGAGCTGGCTGAGTATGGAAAACAGTTTAATATACGAGCCTCTATTGACCCGTGATGCATCAGGCAAACTCCATCCGCGTTTGGCAGAGAAGTACGAAATCTCGCAAGACGGCAAGGTTTGGACATTTATCCTTCGCAAAGATGTCCGCTATCACTCTGGCGATCCAATGACGGCAGCATCCGTAAAAGATTCGTTTGACCGTTTGCTTGCCATTTCGCCTGTGAAGGGGCTTGCAGGTCCGATTGAAAAAGTGGAAGCAACAGACGAGCATACGCTCAAGGTGCATTTTAGCCAACCGTTTGCCCCTTTTGTTAACGTCATTGTCGGTGGATTAGTCTCGCCTCTAGACGCCAAAAAGGCAAAAGAATTAGGGGATGGCTTCGCAGATAACCCATCTGCAACGGGGCCGATCATCTTTGACAAACGCGAGCGGGGTGCTTCTCTCACCTACAAGAAAAATCCCGATTATAACTGGGGACCGGAGTACGCTGCCAACAAAGGTCCTCTGCAATTCGACAGCATGATGTTCCGGTTTATGAAAGACGACGATACGCGCTTGATGGAATTCAAAAAGGGTACGGTCCATGTGTTGTATGATGCGCCGCCGAACTCGGTTGCGGAGCTTGAGACACTGCCCGGAGTCAAGATTGAGAAAGCGATGGACGTTGGAAACAAATACATCGCTTTTAACAATAAGCACCCGCTGTTTTCAGATGTCCGTCTGCGCAAAGCAGTAGCCCTCTCCGTAGATCGCGATCCACTTGTTCAGGTAGCGTTGAACGGCTTCGGCAAGCCGGTCTATGGTCCATTGGCACCCACGATTTATGGCTACAGTGAAGCGATTGAAAGCAAGGCGAAGCAGTTGTATACGAGAGATTTAGGCAAAGCCAAGCAGTTGCTAGCGGAAGCAGGCTGGACGGACAGTAATGGGGATGGCATCGTGGATAAGGACGGAAAACCGTTGTCTGTAGAAATGCTCGTCTCTCAAGAGCCAGCATTTCAGCGAGCGGTGCAGATTTTGCAGAGCCAGCTGAAAGAAGCAGGTATTGATATGAAAATTAGCGTGCAAGAAATGACAACCATCAAAGAGCGTATTTCGAAAAAGTCGTATGACATGGCTTTGATGTACTACGGCTGGTTTGATGCGGATATCTTGTACCTCATCTTTGAAAAGAGCAATTCAACAAGCCGTACTCATTACAACAACCCTGAGTTGGATGTTTTACTGAACAAAGGACGTTTGGAAATGAATGAGCAGGCGCGTCTCAAGATTTACGAAGATGCACAGGAGATTTTGGTGAATGACATGCCGTGGGTTCCGTTATGGGTGAGCGAGACGGTGATAGCGACACGTGGTGTCAAAGGCTTTACGGTCAATCCGTACACGCAAGGCATTACGTTGCATGATGTCACGCTTGAAAAATAGACAACAGAGGTGAAGGCATGCGCCGATATGTAATAAAAAGATTACTTTCCCTGGTGGGTACACTGCTTGGCGTATCCGTCCTGATCTTCTTGATGGTACACCTCATTCCGGGCGATCCCGCAACACAAATACTCGGACAGTTTGCAACACCAGAGGCCATCAGTCAAATGAGAGCGAAGCTTGGTCTTGATCAACCACTGTGGCAGCAATACATGCGGTTTGTCGGAAACCTGTTCGCTGGCGATTTGGGAACATCGTTATTCACTGGCGAAAAGGTATGGGATCAGATTATGAACCGTTTCCCGATCACCATGCAGCTTGCCATCCTTAGTGTAATCATTGCCGCAATATTCGGTATTTTGTTAGGCACGATTGCTGCCGTCAAGCAAAACACCATCATCGATCGGCTTGTGGTGCTTACCTCATTACTCGGTATTTCGGCACCCGGCTTCTGGATTGCTTTGTTTCTCATCTGGATTTTTGCTTACAAGCTAGCCTTGTTTCCGATTTCCGGCTATGAGGGGATTCACTCCCTGCTACTGCCTGCGATCACCTTGGGAATGGCGGAAGCGGGGATGATCGCCCGTATGACCCGTTCCAGCATGCTGGAAGTCATCAAGCAGGATTACATGCGGACAGCCGAGGCCAAGGGGGCGGCGCTTTTCCGAATCATTTTGAGCCACGGTCTGCCGAATGCCATTATTCCTGTTGTCACGATGTTAGGCTTGCAGTTCGGTGCGCTCATGGCTGGAGCTGTGGTGGTGGAAACCGTGTTTTCTCTGCAAGGGATCGGAAGCCTGGCGATTGAGGCGATCAGTAAACGGGATATGCCGACTATACAGGGCATGGTGTTTTTCATGGCGTTGATTTTTGCCTTAACCAATTTGATCGTGGATCTCATTTACAGCCGGATTGATCCGCGAATCCATTTCGACTAAGGAAGGAGCGGATGAATGGTGAACAGTAATCGTCCGGAGTCGTATTGGGGAGGGATGGGCAAACGGCTGAGACGCAATAAGACAGCAATGGCGGGTGTGGTCATCCTGATCGTCTTTACACTGGGATCGCTTCTTGCTCCAGTCGTTGCCCCTCATCCTGTCGAACAAATGAACTTTAACAGCCGATTAAGCGCTCCGAGTCTGACACATCTTCTCGGAACGGATGATTTCGGCAGAGATATTTTTTCCCGTTTGTTGCACGGGGGGCGAATTTCTTTGCTGATGGGTTTGATAACGGTTGTACTTTCTACCTTGATAGGTGTAACGCTCGGTATTATCGCTGGCTATTATCGTCGTGTGGATCTGTTTATCATGCAGGGCATGGATATTCTCATGTCACTTCCGGCACTGCTTCTGGCGATCGCTGTCATTGCGGTCTTGGGTCCTGGGTTAACGAATGCCATGATCGCGGTAGTCATTGCCGTTATTCCGTCCTATGTGCGGGTCGTTCGCTCTGCGGTCTTATCCATAAGGGAAAAAGAGTACATTGAGGCTGTTCGCGCTCTGGGGATTAGGGACTGGCAGATTTTGCTGAAGCATATTTTACCCAATATTCTGTCCCCGATCATCGTGCTTTCCACCATTCAATTCGGTGTGAGTATTTTGGCGGCAGCTGCCTTGAGCTTTCTCGGACTGGGTGCCCAACCGCCGATGCCAGAGTGGGGAGCCATGGTTTTTGTCGGTAAGGCATTCTTGAGTCAGGCTTGGTGGATGTCCATTTTTCCTGGAATGGCCATCATGCTGGTTGTCCTTGGCTTCAATCTGTTAGGTGACGGATTACGGGATGCATTCGACCCGAAAACGAGGTAATGGATGAAGGGGGCACGAGCTGATGAAAGAGGTACTCTTGGAAGTAATTGATTTACGCTTACAGTTTAAGACGGATAAGGGCGAGCTGCCAGCGCTGCAAGGCATTTCTTTTCAACTGAAAAAAGGTGAGACGGTCGCACTGGTAGGCGAGTCTGGCTGTGGAAAAAGCGTGACGTCCTTGGCGATCATGGGGCTCTTGTCCCGGGCGAATGCGCAGATGGAGGGAAGTATTCGGTTTCGTGATACCTTATTGAACCAGTTGAGTGCCAGCGAACTTCGCAACATTCGCGGAAAAGATATCGCGATGATTTTTCAGGAACCGATGACGTCACTCAATCCTGTTCATACGATCGGCCGACAACTGGAGGAAGTGTATCAGCTGCATACCGATTTATCGAAAAAAGAACGCCAAGCAAAAGCGATTGAGATGCTCAAAAAAGTGGGCGTGCCGAGGGCAGAAGACATTATGCGGGAATATCCCCATCAGCTATCAGGTGGGATGAAGCAGCGTGTCATGATTGCAATGGCGATGGCTTGCAACCCGGATTTACTGATCGCGGACGAGCCGACGACTGCACTGGATGTGACCATTCAAGCGCAAATTTTAGAACTGATGAACGATCTGAAGGAGAACGACCATACCTCCCTGCTGCTCATTACGCATGACTTGGGAGTGGTAGCTGAAATGGCTGATCGTGTCCTTGTCATGTACTACGGGGAGATCGTAGAGGAAGCTGACGTTGCCAGTCTGTTTGCGAATCCGAAGCATCCGTATACGATTGGGCTTTTACGCTGCATCCCCGATCTGGATGAGGAGGAGAAGCTGCGCCTCGATCCGATTGAAGGCAGTGTCCCGCTACTGGGTGAAGTGACACAAGGGTGTGCATTCCGCTTCCGCTGCTCGCAGGCCGAGGAGCGATGTCACCAAGAAAAACCGCCGCTTAAGGCAACGGGCACAGGCACACAGGCCGTTCGATGCTGGCTGTACGAGAACAAGGAGATGGCGGTATGAGTGATATCTTGTTATCGGTAAACGATTTAAAGACGTATTTTCCCATTAGCAAAGGACTGTTTCGCAATAGTGACGAAGTGATCAAGGCAGTCGATGGGGTTTCTTTCCAATTGCGAAAAGGCGAAACGCTTGGGTTGGTAGGAGAAAGTGGTTGTGGCAAGTCAACGACTGGTCGCAGCATTATGCGACTCATTGAGCCGACGGGTGGAACGATTGAATTTGAGGGGCAAAACATTCTGGATATGTCAGCTGCACGTTTTCGTCCACTCCGCAAACGAATGCAAATCGTGTTTCAGGACCCGTATGCGTCGTTAAATCCACGGATGACCGTGCAAGGGACTTTGGAGGAAGCGTTAGGCGTCAAAGATCCGCAGATGTCTGCGAAAGAAAGGCGCGATCAAGTAAAAGAACTGCTTCAGATGGTCGGACTGAATACGCAATACGCTACACGCTTTCCCCATGAGTTTAGCGGGGGGCAACGGCAGCGGATCGGGATCGCTCGAGCACTGGCGGTAGAACCTTCATTGATCGTAGCAGATGAGCCGGTTTCAGCACTTGACGTTTCCATCCAGGCGCAGATCGTGAATCTTTTGCAGGATTTGCAGCAACGGCTAGGCTTGAGCTATTTGTTTATTTCACACGATCTAGGTGTCGTTCGCCACATCAGCGACCGAATTGCGGTAATGTATCTCGGACGAATTGTCGAAATCGCCAGCAAAAAGGATTTGTTTACGCGCCCGCTACATCCGTACACAGAAGCGCTCATGTCAGCGGTTCCCAAAGCCAATCCGTTTCGGAAGAAGGAGAGAATCGTTCTTTCCGGGGATGTTCCCTCTCCAGCGAATGTTCCTGTTGGATGTGCGTTTCATACCAGGTGCTCATATGCTACGGATGTTTGCCGCACAGTGCGTCCTGTCGCTACACTTGCTTCGCCACAACATTATGTTGCTTGTCATTTATATGGAACAGAAGGGATGAAGTACATTGAAAATCGAACGAATTGAATTGCAGCAACTACACATGCCACTTCGTTTCCGTTTCGAAACGAGTTTTGGACATACGACCATCAAGGAGCTCATTCTGGTCAGTGTGTATGGAGAGGGAGAGGTAGGGCACGCAGAAAGTGTGGCAATGTCGGCTCCTTATTATAGTGAAGAAACGACAGAGACAGCATGGCA
This genomic stretch from Brevibacillus sp. DP1.3A harbors:
- a CDS encoding ABC transporter substrate-binding protein yields the protein MKIHRWKQGALSVFVATALIAGCSLQPTNQAGNDTSAKGNTLVIASLTDPDSLDMHKTSWLSMENSLIYEPLLTRDASGKLHPRLAEKYEISQDGKVWTFILRKDVRYHSGDPMTAASVKDSFDRLLAISPVKGLAGPIEKVEATDEHTLKVHFSQPFAPFVNVIVGGLVSPLDAKKAKELGDGFADNPSATGPIIFDKRERGASLTYKKNPDYNWGPEYAANKGPLQFDSMMFRFMKDDDTRLMEFKKGTVHVLYDAPPNSVAELETLPGVKIEKAMDVGNKYIAFNNKHPLFSDVRLRKAVALSVDRDPLVQVALNGFGKPVYGPLAPTIYGYSEAIESKAKQLYTRDLGKAKQLLAEAGWTDSNGDGIVDKDGKPLSVEMLVSQEPAFQRAVQILQSQLKEAGIDMKISVQEMTTIKERISKKSYDMALMYYGWFDADILYLIFEKSNSTSRTHYNNPELDVLLNKGRLEMNEQARLKIYEDAQEILVNDMPWVPLWVSETVIATRGVKGFTVNPYTQGITLHDVTLEK
- a CDS encoding ABC transporter permease, yielding MRRYVIKRLLSLVGTLLGVSVLIFLMVHLIPGDPATQILGQFATPEAISQMRAKLGLDQPLWQQYMRFVGNLFAGDLGTSLFTGEKVWDQIMNRFPITMQLAILSVIIAAIFGILLGTIAAVKQNTIIDRLVVLTSLLGISAPGFWIALFLIWIFAYKLALFPISGYEGIHSLLLPAITLGMAEAGMIARMTRSSMLEVIKQDYMRTAEAKGAALFRIILSHGLPNAIIPVVTMLGLQFGALMAGAVVVETVFSLQGIGSLAIEAISKRDMPTIQGMVFFMALIFALTNLIVDLIYSRIDPRIHFD
- a CDS encoding ABC transporter permease — translated: MVNSNRPESYWGGMGKRLRRNKTAMAGVVILIVFTLGSLLAPVVAPHPVEQMNFNSRLSAPSLTHLLGTDDFGRDIFSRLLHGGRISLLMGLITVVLSTLIGVTLGIIAGYYRRVDLFIMQGMDILMSLPALLLAIAVIAVLGPGLTNAMIAVVIAVIPSYVRVVRSAVLSIREKEYIEAVRALGIRDWQILLKHILPNILSPIIVLSTIQFGVSILAAAALSFLGLGAQPPMPEWGAMVFVGKAFLSQAWWMSIFPGMAIMLVVLGFNLLGDGLRDAFDPKTR
- a CDS encoding ABC transporter ATP-binding protein translates to MKEVLLEVIDLRLQFKTDKGELPALQGISFQLKKGETVALVGESGCGKSVTSLAIMGLLSRANAQMEGSIRFRDTLLNQLSASELRNIRGKDIAMIFQEPMTSLNPVHTIGRQLEEVYQLHTDLSKKERQAKAIEMLKKVGVPRAEDIMREYPHQLSGGMKQRVMIAMAMACNPDLLIADEPTTALDVTIQAQILELMNDLKENDHTSLLLITHDLGVVAEMADRVLVMYYGEIVEEADVASLFANPKHPYTIGLLRCIPDLDEEEKLRLDPIEGSVPLLGEVTQGCAFRFRCSQAEERCHQEKPPLKATGTGTQAVRCWLYENKEMAV
- a CDS encoding ABC transporter ATP-binding protein, producing MSDILLSVNDLKTYFPISKGLFRNSDEVIKAVDGVSFQLRKGETLGLVGESGCGKSTTGRSIMRLIEPTGGTIEFEGQNILDMSAARFRPLRKRMQIVFQDPYASLNPRMTVQGTLEEALGVKDPQMSAKERRDQVKELLQMVGLNTQYATRFPHEFSGGQRQRIGIARALAVEPSLIVADEPVSALDVSIQAQIVNLLQDLQQRLGLSYLFISHDLGVVRHISDRIAVMYLGRIVEIASKKDLFTRPLHPYTEALMSAVPKANPFRKKERIVLSGDVPSPANVPVGCAFHTRCSYATDVCRTVRPVATLASPQHYVACHLYGTEGMKYIENRTN